One window of the Agrobacterium larrymoorei genome contains the following:
- a CDS encoding DUF992 domain-containing protein produces the protein MKKTFAVTFAAMTLGLSGPLSAVAADLAPYRETYQDSDDRNGVKIGYLTCDVGGGVGYVIGSAKELECTFKSTVGARRTDSYTGVIRKMGVDLGFTTQGKLVWAVFAPTAGYHRGSLSGLYQGATAEATVGVGVGANVLVGGTAGSIQLQTISVTGQVGLNVAATGTSVTLTPANG, from the coding sequence ATGAAAAAGACTTTTGCCGTTACGTTCGCTGCCATGACACTTGGACTGAGCGGTCCGCTTAGCGCAGTCGCAGCCGATCTGGCGCCGTACCGCGAAACCTACCAGGACAGCGATGACCGTAATGGCGTTAAGATCGGCTATCTGACCTGCGACGTTGGCGGCGGTGTCGGCTACGTGATCGGTTCGGCCAAGGAACTGGAATGCACCTTCAAGTCCACCGTAGGCGCACGCCGCACCGACAGCTACACCGGTGTGATCCGCAAGATGGGTGTTGATCTTGGCTTCACCACCCAGGGCAAGCTTGTCTGGGCAGTGTTTGCTCCGACGGCTGGTTATCACCGCGGCTCGCTCTCTGGCCTTTATCAGGGCGCGACCGCTGAAGCCACCGTTGGCGTCGGCGTCGGTGCAAACGTTCTCGTTGGTGGCACTGCCGGCTCCATCCAGCTGCAGACCATCAGCGTTACCGGCCAGGTCGGCCTGAATGTTGCTGCGACGGGCACCTCGGTTACCCTGACGCCTGCCAACGGCTGA
- a CDS encoding endonuclease/exonuclease/phosphatase family protein has protein sequence MRPKNDSLPAVFISSLRNRKNRRCLDPVSTQETSPVVASYNVHKCIGRDGKFDPDRICKVIHELRADVVALQEADSRFGERTGLLDLGRLERDCGLTPVQVAGASKAHGWHGNVVLFREGAVRDVHTVKLPGLEPRGALVVELDLKLAGTVRIIAAHFGLLRHSRAQQAKALVELLNKREAQPTVLMGDLNEWRLGNGSSLNTFREAFGTLPPAVPSFPSGLPVLALDRIIANREGMIEKVEAHDSALARVASDHLPLKATINADVLKMSAAG, from the coding sequence ATGCGACCGAAAAACGATAGTCTCCCTGCAGTCTTCATCTCTTCGTTGCGCAATCGCAAGAACCGGCGATGTCTCGACCCCGTATCGACGCAGGAGACTTCACCCGTCGTTGCCTCCTACAATGTCCACAAGTGTATCGGTCGCGACGGTAAGTTTGACCCCGATCGCATCTGCAAGGTCATTCACGAGTTGCGCGCCGATGTGGTTGCGTTGCAGGAAGCCGATAGCCGATTTGGTGAGCGAACCGGTCTGCTTGATCTCGGGCGGCTTGAGCGGGATTGTGGGCTGACCCCGGTGCAGGTGGCCGGTGCCAGCAAGGCTCATGGGTGGCATGGCAATGTCGTGCTGTTTCGTGAGGGTGCTGTCCGCGATGTGCACACCGTCAAGCTGCCTGGGTTGGAACCCCGCGGCGCGCTCGTGGTGGAGCTGGACTTGAAGCTTGCGGGAACGGTTCGAATCATTGCGGCGCATTTCGGGTTGCTGCGTCATTCACGCGCGCAGCAGGCGAAAGCGCTGGTGGAGTTGCTGAACAAGCGCGAGGCGCAGCCAACCGTTTTGATGGGCGATTTAAACGAGTGGCGTTTGGGCAATGGCTCATCGCTCAATACCTTTCGCGAGGCCTTTGGGACATTGCCGCCTGCGGTGCCGAGTTTTCCTTCGGGACTTCCCGTTCTCGCGCTTGATCGTATCATCGCAAATCGCGAAGGCATGATCGAAAAGGTCGAGGCCCATGACAGCGCGTTGGCGCGTGTGGCGTCCGACCACCTGCCGCTCAAGGCGACGATCAACGCAGATGTTCTCAAGATGTCTGCCGCTGGCTAG
- a CDS encoding helix-turn-helix domain-containing protein: MTISVSTSFTGHETSAPFAGKIASARNAAGYTVDQLALTCGLTSQEILALETGADSDPSRLKRVANALQLPLTAVL; encoded by the coding sequence ATGACGATTTCCGTCTCTACATCTTTTACAGGACATGAAACCAGCGCCCCTTTTGCAGGCAAAATCGCCTCGGCGCGTAACGCTGCAGGTTACACTGTCGACCAGTTGGCTCTGACCTGCGGGCTGACCTCGCAGGAAATTCTGGCGCTCGAAACGGGCGCGGATAGTGATCCGTCGCGACTGAAACGCGTTGCAAACGCGCTTCAGCTGCCTTTGACTGCCGTTCTCTAA
- a CDS encoding ABC transporter substrate-binding protein, which translates to MCFKMTGVAVSLALLAAAPASAQTTITIWSWNVAASALKSTLEGFNKANPDIKVDVQDLGNNQVYDKALAACAAGGEGLPDIVTVENFEAEVFWSRFPDCFTDVTALGYTPEKQALFPEFKRTELEVEGVAYAVPWDSGPVAVFYRRDFYEKAGVDPASIKTWDDFIAAGKKVMEANPGVVMTQADFNGDSEWFRMISNEQGCGYFSTDGQSITINQPACVATLEKLKQMKDAGIITAAIWDEKIQANTAGKVASQMYGGWYEGSIRSGSPDLSGKWGVYPMPSLTADGPRAANLGGSSLAISSVSKNKEAAWKFVDYALTTNEGQVTMLKSFGLVPSLLSAVNDPFVKEPQPYWGGQAVWTDILATLPKIKPSRGTAFQSDAEGIYRAVQTKYLAGGYPDAKTALDDAAKQIESATGLPAAQ; encoded by the coding sequence ATGTGCTTTAAAATGACGGGCGTGGCGGTATCGCTCGCTCTGCTTGCGGCTGCGCCCGCTTCCGCGCAAACCACCATCACCATCTGGAGCTGGAACGTTGCCGCATCGGCGCTGAAATCGACCTTGGAGGGTTTCAACAAGGCCAATCCTGACATCAAAGTGGACGTGCAGGATCTTGGCAACAACCAGGTCTATGACAAGGCGCTCGCTGCCTGCGCCGCCGGGGGCGAAGGCTTGCCGGATATCGTAACCGTTGAAAACTTTGAGGCGGAAGTCTTCTGGAGCCGCTTCCCTGATTGTTTCACCGACGTGACGGCGCTCGGCTACACGCCTGAAAAGCAGGCACTTTTTCCAGAGTTCAAGCGCACCGAACTGGAAGTTGAGGGCGTTGCCTATGCCGTTCCGTGGGACTCGGGTCCGGTAGCGGTTTTCTACCGCCGCGACTTCTATGAAAAGGCCGGTGTCGATCCGGCAAGCATCAAGACCTGGGACGATTTCATCGCCGCCGGCAAGAAGGTCATGGAGGCCAATCCAGGCGTTGTCATGACGCAAGCCGACTTCAACGGCGATAGCGAATGGTTCCGCATGATCTCCAACGAGCAGGGCTGCGGTTACTTTTCGACAGATGGCCAATCCATCACCATCAATCAGCCGGCCTGTGTTGCGACGCTGGAAAAGCTGAAGCAGATGAAGGATGCGGGCATCATCACCGCAGCTATCTGGGATGAAAAGATTCAGGCCAACACCGCCGGCAAGGTTGCAAGCCAGATGTATGGCGGCTGGTATGAAGGCTCGATCCGCTCGGGCTCTCCGGACCTGTCCGGCAAATGGGGCGTCTATCCGATGCCGAGCCTGACCGCTGACGGTCCACGCGCGGCAAACCTCGGCGGCTCGTCGCTTGCCATCAGTTCCGTCTCCAAGAACAAGGAAGCGGCCTGGAAATTCGTCGATTACGCGCTGACGACGAATGAGGGCCAGGTGACGATGCTGAAATCCTTCGGTCTCGTTCCGTCGCTTCTGTCTGCCGTCAATGATCCCTTCGTCAAGGAGCCACAACCCTATTGGGGCGGCCAGGCCGTGTGGACGGATATTCTCGCGACCCTGCCGAAGATCAAGCCAAGCAGAGGCACGGCCTTCCAGTCCGATGCGGAAGGGATCTACCGCGCCGTTCAGACGAAATATCTGGCAGGCGGTTACCCGGACGCCAAGACGGCACTCGATGATGCCGCCAAGCAGATCGAATCCGCGACGGGTCTTCCCGCTGCGCAATGA
- a CDS encoding adenylate/guanylate cyclase domain-containing protein, which translates to MALMETVELPIPVDQTALWPHQRSDVLNWLVTETSDNRYIDNIFVEMCGRLRRQGISIARATLNFLVQHPQWRGARILWNQGETEAEFATYAYGSETTAEYLNSPLYDIHKGANEVRQALYLPGPIEPDYQIYRDLREEGLTEYVAWPLEHTFGKRHVLTFASDRPNGFLDSEIQTLKSLVPAISLVSEIRLKNRMARTLLETYVGPHASQEILEGATRRGSGNTVSAAIMICDLRDFTRISDLWPRDDVIELLNGYFDALAEPIEKHGGEILKFMGDGLLAIFPLNNGEAGPNLIAAIREAQLALEELNTSNIDKGHEPFGYGIGVHVGDVMYGNIGSKSRLDFTVIGPAVNIASRLETLTKTVHRRVLLSEDFVAMIDNKSQFDSIGPQMLRGLEHPVGVYALKNPQGEAPQT; encoded by the coding sequence ATGGCTCTTATGGAAACCGTAGAACTTCCGATCCCTGTCGACCAGACCGCGCTGTGGCCGCATCAGCGAAGCGATGTGCTCAACTGGCTGGTGACGGAGACGAGCGACAATCGCTATATCGACAACATCTTCGTCGAGATGTGCGGGCGGTTGCGACGCCAGGGTATTTCGATTGCACGCGCAACGCTGAATTTTCTGGTGCAGCACCCCCAATGGCGCGGCGCGCGCATCCTGTGGAACCAAGGCGAAACGGAAGCCGAGTTTGCGACCTATGCCTATGGTAGCGAAACGACGGCGGAATATTTGAACAGCCCGCTCTATGACATTCACAAGGGCGCGAACGAGGTCCGGCAAGCGCTCTACCTCCCAGGCCCCATCGAGCCGGACTACCAGATCTATCGGGATTTGCGCGAAGAAGGGTTGACGGAGTATGTCGCCTGGCCGCTTGAGCACACATTCGGCAAACGCCATGTGCTGACCTTCGCCAGCGACCGGCCGAATGGGTTTTTAGACTCCGAAATCCAGACGCTGAAAAGCCTTGTGCCAGCCATCTCGCTCGTCTCCGAAATACGCCTCAAGAACCGCATGGCCCGCACTTTGCTGGAAACCTATGTCGGCCCGCATGCCAGCCAGGAAATTTTGGAGGGCGCGACGCGTCGCGGCAGCGGCAATACGGTCAGCGCCGCGATCATGATCTGCGATCTGCGCGACTTTACCCGCATTTCCGACCTCTGGCCTCGTGACGACGTCATCGAATTGCTCAACGGCTATTTCGATGCGCTGGCAGAACCCATCGAGAAGCACGGCGGCGAGATCCTGAAATTCATGGGCGACGGCCTGTTGGCCATCTTCCCGTTGAACAATGGAGAGGCAGGGCCGAACCTGATCGCCGCCATTCGCGAAGCGCAATTGGCGCTCGAGGAACTGAACACCAGCAATATCGACAAGGGGCATGAGCCTTTCGGTTATGGTATCGGCGTTCATGTGGGCGATGTCATGTATGGCAATATCGGCTCCAAGAGCCGCCTCGATTTTACGGTGATCGGCCCGGCGGTCAATATCGCCTCGCGCCTGGAAACCCTGACCAAGACGGTTCACAGGCGTGTTCTGCTGTCAGAGGACTTCGTCGCGATGATCGACAACAAGAGCCAGTTCGACAGTATCGGCCCGCAAATGCTGCGCGGGCTCGAGCATCCGGTAGGAGTCTACGCTCTTAAGAACCCGCAGGGCGAGGCGCCGCAGACCTGA
- a CDS encoding c-type cytochrome, with protein MKPILSLAVAVLLLLTTGAYADGDPAAGERAFGKCSSCHNVDTPRTRLGPHLMGVVGRPAGSVSDYPNYSQAMKDAGAGGLVWNEDALREFLSSPKKKVPGTAMRFYGLWSEAEIDNIIAYLKTKPAP; from the coding sequence ATGAAGCCAATCTTGTCGCTCGCCGTTGCTGTTCTTTTGCTGTTGACGACTGGGGCTTATGCCGATGGCGATCCGGCGGCGGGTGAACGCGCCTTCGGCAAATGCTCAAGCTGTCACAACGTCGATACGCCCCGGACGCGTCTTGGACCACATTTGATGGGCGTCGTGGGAAGGCCAGCGGGGTCCGTTTCCGATTATCCGAATTACTCGCAGGCTATGAAGGATGCCGGGGCAGGCGGTCTGGTTTGGAATGAAGATGCGTTACGGGAGTTTCTCTCGAGCCCGAAGAAGAAGGTGCCGGGTACTGCGATGCGATTCTACGGCCTCTGGAGTGAAGCGGAGATCGACAACATCATCGCCTATCTCAAGACAAAGCCGGCTCCCTGA
- a CDS encoding carbohydrate ABC transporter permease, producing the protein MPIRTRVAYAFLAPYLLIFTTFWLWPIINSFLLSFQNTRVNPWRFAPSMNWGRLIGDPAFYNALYNTLIILVIQVPIMIALATIMAVLLNSPLLKARPLYRFAFFAPVVVGEVAYAAVFRLMFSADFGIINKMLVTVGLSPISWFDNATAAMALIIIAVTWRWAGYNATIILAGLQSIPGDVYEAARLDRVSKRQQFFHITLPLLKPIIIFCMVLSVIGTMQLFTEPFLITNRGGPGGGTETLGIFLYRQGFTSLNFGYASAIAYTIAALAIVISLFNLWVGREQK; encoded by the coding sequence ATGCCCATCAGAACCAGGGTCGCCTATGCGTTTCTCGCGCCCTATCTTCTGATCTTCACGACGTTCTGGCTCTGGCCGATCATCAATTCGTTTCTGCTGTCGTTCCAGAACACGCGCGTCAATCCTTGGCGCTTCGCGCCGTCGATGAACTGGGGACGCCTGATCGGCGATCCGGCCTTCTACAATGCGCTTTACAACACGCTGATCATTCTCGTCATCCAGGTGCCGATCATGATCGCGCTGGCCACCATCATGGCCGTGCTGCTCAATTCTCCGCTTCTGAAAGCAAGACCGCTTTACCGCTTTGCCTTCTTCGCCCCGGTTGTCGTGGGTGAGGTTGCCTATGCTGCCGTCTTCCGTCTGATGTTCAGTGCCGATTTCGGCATCATTAACAAGATGCTCGTGACTGTCGGTCTCTCGCCCATCTCCTGGTTCGACAATGCGACAGCTGCCATGGCGCTGATCATCATCGCCGTGACGTGGCGCTGGGCTGGTTACAACGCCACCATCATCCTGGCCGGACTGCAATCGATCCCTGGCGACGTCTATGAGGCGGCGCGGCTGGACCGGGTCAGCAAACGCCAGCAGTTTTTTCATATCACCCTGCCGCTTCTCAAGCCTATCATCATCTTCTGCATGGTGCTTTCGGTCATCGGCACGATGCAGCTCTTTACCGAGCCTTTCCTCATCACCAATCGCGGCGGGCCGGGTGGTGGCACCGAGACGCTTGGCATCTTCCTTTACCGCCAGGGTTTCACCTCGCTCAATTTCGGTTACGCCTCGGCGATTGCCTATACGATCGCGGCCCTTGCCATCGTCATATCGCTCTTCAATCTCTGGGTCGGGAGGGAGCAGAAATGA
- a CDS encoding carbohydrate ABC transporter permease, which yields MRSKSRSLLWQKIALHAALTPLALIWLFPLWMMVVFSTMPDHGIFSPNIELIPSTHFIENFQNLQADTDFLRAMFISITVAVVYTVLSVMLTSMAGWALARYRFAGRSVVVAIIIGTITLPYAVVVIPQFIMVAREFKLANTWVALIVPPLFNSLGVLFMRQSFSMMPGELFDAARVEGVKEWQIFLRIALPLARPTMAALSIILFLASWNNYLWPLLINSRPGMMTAPVALGTLIGLTKVSWGGIMAGAVLLTAPILVIFVVLQRHFIAGISAGAVK from the coding sequence ATGAGATCGAAATCAAGATCGCTTCTCTGGCAGAAAATCGCGCTTCACGCGGCACTCACACCGCTTGCTCTCATCTGGCTCTTCCCGCTGTGGATGATGGTCGTCTTCTCGACCATGCCGGATCACGGCATCTTCAGCCCGAATATCGAGCTCATCCCGTCAACGCATTTCATCGAGAATTTTCAGAACCTTCAGGCCGATACCGATTTTCTAAGGGCCATGTTCATCTCGATCACCGTGGCGGTGGTCTACACCGTTCTCTCCGTGATGCTGACCTCGATGGCAGGATGGGCGCTCGCGCGCTATCGCTTCGCCGGACGGTCTGTGGTCGTCGCCATCATTATCGGCACGATCACTTTGCCCTATGCGGTCGTCGTCATCCCGCAATTCATCATGGTGGCGCGCGAATTCAAGCTTGCCAACACCTGGGTGGCGTTGATCGTGCCTCCGCTCTTCAACTCGCTTGGCGTGCTCTTCATGCGTCAGTCCTTTTCCATGATGCCCGGCGAGCTGTTCGACGCCGCGCGGGTTGAAGGGGTAAAGGAGTGGCAAATCTTCCTGCGCATCGCGCTTCCACTTGCCCGCCCGACCATGGCCGCTCTTTCGATCATCCTGTTCCTGGCGTCGTGGAACAATTACCTCTGGCCGCTGCTGATCAATTCCCGTCCGGGCATGATGACCGCACCCGTGGCCCTCGGCACGCTGATCGGTCTCACCAAGGTTTCTTGGGGCGGCATCATGGCCGGAGCCGTGCTGCTCACAGCGCCAATCCTCGTCATCTTCGTGGTCTTGCAGCGCCATTTCATCGCCGGCATTTCAGCCGGCGCCGTCAAGTAA
- a CDS encoding helix-turn-helix domain-containing protein — MNLSKSKIEEKAVYQPGASSIEGWPTTLQFFYAHPPVMLMPHWHAQVEVNYVMSGSVHYRMGDHTFRMSAGQMCLFWGGQPHQMDESSDDSFYAGAHLPLFHFFRMRLPPAVSAMLMGGATMLTEVTGKADDENFARWRDYARSGDTAKAENAVQELILRVERMFMEPYSVISSTSSASKTTSQNNAASVAVARMCDFIAANFLEDIDATDIARVANLHPKYAMNVFRKSTGMTLMKYLTLLRLSRAQAMLVNGKDNILSIAMESGFGSVSAFNKAFRQIAGIPPSGFRRGSSGYFQ; from the coding sequence CTGAATTTGTCGAAAAGTAAGATCGAGGAAAAAGCCGTCTATCAGCCCGGCGCCAGCAGCATCGAGGGATGGCCCACGACGCTCCAGTTTTTCTACGCGCACCCGCCCGTCATGCTAATGCCCCACTGGCACGCGCAGGTGGAGGTCAATTACGTGATGTCGGGCAGCGTCCACTATCGCATGGGCGACCATACGTTCCGCATGAGCGCTGGGCAGATGTGCCTGTTCTGGGGCGGACAACCGCATCAGATGGACGAATCTTCTGACGATTCCTTTTACGCCGGCGCGCATCTGCCGCTCTTTCACTTCTTCCGCATGCGTCTTCCACCCGCCGTCTCTGCCATGCTGATGGGCGGTGCTACCATGCTGACGGAGGTGACGGGAAAGGCCGATGATGAGAACTTCGCCCGATGGCGGGACTATGCCAGATCGGGTGACACGGCGAAGGCCGAGAATGCTGTGCAGGAGTTGATCCTGCGTGTCGAGCGCATGTTCATGGAACCCTACAGCGTCATTTCCTCGACCTCCTCGGCATCGAAAACGACCAGCCAGAACAATGCCGCCTCTGTTGCGGTGGCGCGGATGTGCGATTTCATCGCCGCCAATTTTCTTGAAGATATCGACGCGACGGATATTGCCCGGGTCGCGAACCTGCATCCCAAATACGCGATGAACGTCTTCCGCAAATCGACCGGCATGACGCTGATGAAATATCTGACACTGCTCCGGCTCTCCCGCGCCCAGGCGATGCTGGTCAACGGCAAGGACAATATCCTCAGCATCGCGATGGAAAGCGGCTTCGGTTCGGTCAGCGCCTTCAACAAGGCATTCCGCCAAATTGCCGGTATCCCGCCCTCGGGGTTTCGACGCGGTTCCAGCGGCTATTTTCAGTGA